A window of Akkermansiaceae bacterium genomic DNA:
GGTATTTTAACATTGTTCGTAGGCGGTTGATCTTTACGTTCGGCAATAATTAGAAATGAATCGCATGGAACCATTCCCCGAAGATCACGATCTGGTATCATTTTTTGAGCATGCACCTGATGTGGAGGCCGCGAGCACACCATGGTTCTATAACTGTATTACATTTCGTGGCAGCAAGGGCGATATTCATTATATGGTAAGATTGCAACCCGCTGATGGTGAATGTGAGATCAGTATTTATACCGATGATCAGAGGCTGTTTGATACTCATATATTTGAGATTCAAGGTGTGACGATACAGCAGAATCCCAATGAAGCGGTTATGATGTTCACGTTTCCTACTGATAGCGCCAGAGGTTTGCTCAAGTTACGATTAAGACCTCATTTATCTGTGGAATGGCCATTCGACCGTAGCTAAGAATAGTGGCCGAACAAGGCGCTTCATCCGACCGTTAACCGTCCCACAGTTTGCCGCGGGCGGCTTGCTTTTGACCGTTTTCGGTTTGCGGCGGTTGACTCACCGGCGGTTGAGCTCTACGTTCGGCAATAATAAAAAATGAAGTGGGACCCGTCAGAAGTATTCGTAAATTCTATCGCGCTGACACCCGTGAGAGTGCTCGCTGTATGGGTGGCCGGTAGTATCGGCGCATTTATACCTGTTTTTATTGGTGGTGGGTTTGAAGCTCTGGAATTACTAGCGTGGCAGGTTCTATTTTTCCCCTTCTATTTGGTCATAGTAGCATTTTTCAGTGGTTGGTGGGGTTTGGTTGCAGTCCCGCTAATTATGGTTTTTGCCTACAAGTTGATCCGATTTATGACTAACGATAATACTGGTTCTGATTTAATGGTCATACTGTCGTTGTCCTTCTTTATAACTATTAGAGTCGGCTATCATAGTAGTGCAGTGATAACCTCTATTTTGGCAGTCATAATCTTGGGTGTGACATATTGGCTGACAAGGCGTGACCGTGAGATTTATCCAGAATAGTGGCCGAACAAGTCGCTGCATCCGACCGTTAACCGTCCTCGACGCGCGGAGTTTTAGAGCGAAAAACCATTTTAGATTTATCAAGTTTGACCCGGCGGCGGTTGAGCTCTACGTTCGATAATTATTGATTCTTCGTGTTCAGTATTGCCCTGGGTCATCGCCGATATGCCTCTATTGTTGAATGATTTTGGATCGATTAACGCTTCCGGGAACGGCTTGAGTTTCCAGCTCATTTGAATCGATATTGATGGATTGGTTCTCGTTCGCTGCCATTGATAACATTTTAGAAGAATCTGTCGTGAATGGATTGGATTGGTTTCGCATTCCGTTTTCGGTGTGATGCACGATTCGATTCACGCCGCGGTGATGGACACATCGAATGGTTCAGGATCTTCGTTACCCACGGCAGTTTAAAGGCGCATTGATCTGTGTAGATCGAACAAGGCGATGCATCCGACCCGTTACCGGTTAATAGTCGGGCAGCTGTTCCGGAGCGTATATCTGTTTTCGGTATTTTAACATTGTTCGTAGGCGGTTGATCTTTACGTTAGCCAATAATAAGAAAATGAAATCACTATTCTACGCCCTAATAATGTTCTTTGCCGTATCAGCAGTATCTCATGCGGATTTTGCCGCACGATACAGGGTGCAAATCGAGTTTGAAGGCCCTAAATACAAATGGCACAGAACGGTAAAATTTCGTGATGACTTTCATTTCTTTCTAGATAATGCCCCTCTGAAGAAGGGTTACACTGTTGGTTCTATTGCTGGAGTGGTCTATCCGAAGAAGGGCAAGCTATATTGCACCATTTCGATGTGGGCTAGCAAGAAGCTCAAGAGCGAAGAAGCTGGTAATTCATACTCGATAGGCGAAGTGAAATTTTTAGCTGTGCCCAAATCCCTGAAGTTCGATATCCCCATGTCTGACAAGAGTGGTTTCAAGAAGTGCACAGTCACCCTAATCCCCAAATAATTTAGGCTAACAAGTCGCTGCATCCGACCGCTAACCGCGCTCGACTTCCGCTCGGGTTTACACGAAACAACCATGCTCAGTCTATGACCGTTGACCCGACGGCGGTTGAGCTATACGTTCGGCAAGAATTAAGAATGAAAAGAAGAAAATTTATAGGATGGCTGGCTGTCATTCTCTGCGCTTGCATGGTATACGTTGTGTATTGTTTGCGGAGTTTTTACATGGCACCTAAAATTTTCTTTGATACATATGTAGAAGCTGATGCTCGGCGTGCAGTTGAAGAGTGGTATGCTGAATCAGAGTATGCTAAGCCAGTATCCCCAACGTCATATGACATATTTTATAGACTTACTCACCCATACGAAGGTAGGGTTTCTTTCGAGGTGGAGTCGTGGTCTGAAGGTCAACTGATGCTACAATTGCCTACTACTTCTGTGTTGATCGAATGTGATGGTGAGTGGCATCAAGATCGTATTCGAGAAGTTCCACACCACTGAAAAATATGGCCGAACAAGGCGCTTCATCCGACCGTTAACCGCCCTCAGCCAGAAACCATTTCACGGAATCAACCACTCACAGCCTTCGACCTTGTCACACCGGCGGTTGAGCTCTACGTTCGGTAATAATAAGAATGAAGAGCATACCATCTATATTGGGCATAGCCGTCGCCACATATTGGTTGATATCTTTTGCCGTAGCATTTGGAACTCTGCGATTTGGTGAGGCAGAAGGCGATTTTTCACCTTGGTGGGACATTGCAATCTTTCGAGAACCCGGTTTCTGGCTCGGCGAGGTTATATTCAGTTTGGCTGAGCGTTTGCCTGGTATAGATTACGGTCATATTCTTGGGGATGGACTGCCACTCTTTCTACTAAGCTTGGTCGTTACCTCATTGGCTCTAGGCTTTATCGTCTGGTTGATAGCTCACAAGGTAGTTGTTGGAGTATTGAGGCGCAGATCGATATAAGAGGATAATGTGACCGAACAAGGCGCTTCATCCGACGCGATACCGTTCGTTGTCCGATGAACTTGCAGAGCTAAAAACATTAATGATGCGAAACTGGTTTACACGGCGCGGTTGAGCTCTACGTTCGCCAATAATAATAATTTTCTGAGGTTGACGGTTCTCGATGCACCATGATGGAAGGTTCCGCTGATGATCTCAGGTGGTTTGATCCGCTGCTGGTGTCTTGGGCTACATCATCGTGCAGGGCACAGGTTTCGGCGGATGAGATATTTCAGGTGTCACTTTTTGGGCGCAAGGGCGTGGTTCGAGCAAGGGTTTGCAAGATACTGGCACATCGCGTCGATTCACTAAGCGCGGCTGCCTCCGGTGCCAGAAACTTGCTGTCGGCGGTTCTTGGCGGGGTTGCGAGAGTTCCAGCACGATGCGATCACGAGTCGGCACATCCTGACTATTCAGAATCGCCGTCGAACAAGGCGCTTCATCCGACCGTTAACCGTCCCGCAGTTTGCCACGAGTGATAGGTATCGACCGTTTCAGGTTTGTGACGGTTGACTCGGCGGCGGTTGAGCTCTACGTTCGGCAATAAAAATATGAACAAAATATCCACAAAGCTAATGCTGGCAGTTCTAATGAGTATGGTCGTTTGCTCGTGCAGTAAGAATGCTACAGACAGCGATTTTCGTATAGAATCAGTATTTGGTGAAGCTAAGGAGGTATCCTATATTATTGCACATTATAAAGCTAAGTATGCCAAGGCTAAGATTAGCAACCCCTATGGCGTGACAGGTGATTGGCTGGTATATCCTACTGGGGATATTCTTGGTTTGGGTGAGTCCTCTGAGTATAAGATTGGTGACATGAAGTGGGAGAAGATTTATGGGCCAAAGGTGCGAGGTGTATCCTACCAGCCTATATTGTTGTATCGTGAATCTGGCGAGACTACATACCTGCTAGTTAATAGATCTGTTGATGTTTTAACAGGTAATGCGATAGAGTAGATATAGCCAATATCAAGCCGAACAAGTCGCTGCATCCGACCGCTAACCGCGCTCGACTTTGCTCTGTTTTACACGAATCGACTGTTTAGAGCCTTTCACCATTTACGAGGCGGCGGTTGAGCTTTACGTTCGGCAATAATTAGAAATGAATCGCATGGAACCATTCCCCGAAGATCACGATCTGGTATCATTTTTTGAGCATGCACCTGATGTGGAGGCCGCGAGCACACCATGGTTCTATAACTGTATTACGTTTCGTGGCAGCAAGGGCGATATTCATTATATGGTAAGATTGCAACCCGCTGATGGTGAATGTGAGATCAGTATTTATACCGATGATCAGAGGCTGTTTGATACTCATATATTTGAGATTCAAGGTGTGACGATACAGCAGAATCCCAATGAAGCGGTTATGATGTTCACGTTTCCTACTGATAGCGCCAGAGGTTTGCTCAAGTTACGATTAAGACCTCATTTATCTGTGGAATGGCCATTCGACCGTAGCTAAGAATAGTGGCCGAACAAGGCGCTTCATCCGACCGTTAACCGTCCCACAGTTTGCCGCGGGCGGCTTGCTGATGACCGTTTTCGGTTTGCGGCGGTTGACTCACCGGCGGTTGAGCTCTACGTTCGATAAAAATATATAATACAAAAAAACCATGAAAGAGAACCAAAGTAACTTACTGATATTCTGCGTGCCAGAAGCGCTTGTTAAGAGATTTTCCGGCTGGGGTTATAGAGTAGAATATGTATCTGATATCTTAAGACTTAAAGTGATCAGCACTAAGTATTCTTTAATGTCGGCAGATGAATTAACCATAGATTCACGTGAATATATAAGAAATGTAGTGGAGGAATACAAAGGGTCTGGCGCGGTTGTTGTTGATAAGGAAGCTGTCACAGATCATGTGGGTTACGATACCCCATATCATCTACATGTCATTGTCTTCAAATTGACCAAAGACACAAAATAAGAAATCGAACAAGTCGCTGCATCCGACCGCTTACCGTCCCAGAGTCGGGGGCGTAGTTGAGATTTAATGTTGCTTGGAGTCGTACGTTTTGTTGACGCGCGGCGGTTGAGCTATACGTTAGCTAATAATATGAAGGAACACTTTTCCCTCAAAGATTCGATTTATCTTGTCATTGGTGAATTGACGTTAGATCTGCATAATAATTATAATTTTAGCGAGATTGAATATTCGGTACAGAATCGCTCCGTCAGGCTTAAGTGGAGTCGTGGTGATGGGGATTGGGTGGATATTACACATCCCAAGGGAGTTGAATTAATCTACAGCGAAGTTCATCGCTACGAGTTTCATCGTCGTGATCCGGAAATGCCATTTACGGAGGATGACTGTTTAGCCGATGCTGGTTTCTGGAGCGATGACGACTGGGCGGATGGCGTTTTTACTATATCGGGGGAGCCTGAGCCTAATTGGTTGCGAGCTTTTGAGTTTCAGTCTGGCGCGATAATTTTAATTCACGCCAAGGAGGCTAAAGCAATAATACAAAGCTAACAAGTCGCTGCACCCGACCCCTCACCGTCCACGACTTTGCAACCCGATTGAGCGGAAGACCTCTTTTGATTGATCACCGTTGACCCGGGGTCGGTTGAGCTATACGTTCGCCAATAATAATAATTTTCTGAAGTTGGCGGTTCTCGATGCACCATGATGGAAGGTTCCGCTGATGATCGCAGGTGGTTTGATCCGTCGCTGGTGTCTTGAACGGCATCATCGTGCAGGGCACAGGTTCCGGCGGATGAGATTTTTCAGGTGTCACTTTTTGGGCGCGAGGGCGTAGTTCGTGCAAGGGTTTCGCAAGATACTGGCACATCGCGTCGATTCACTAAGAGCGGCTTCCTCCGGTGCCAGAAACTTGCTGTCGGCGGTTCTTGGCGGGGTTGCGAGAGATCCAGCACGATGCGATCACGAGTCGGCACATCCTGACTATTCAGAATCGCAGTCGAACAAGGCGCTTCATCCGACCGTTAACCGTCCCACAGTTTGCCGCGGGTGAGAGGTATCGGTCATTTCAGGTTTGCGGCGGTTGACTCACCGGCGGTTGAGCTCTACGTTCGGCGATAATTAGATGGATGTTTCATGGATTGTTCGTTTCGGTGACATCGATGGGGGATTTGGCTGGTCGAGATTTCTGGTGTTGTGGCGGTGCTGTTCGGTTTAGGTTTCCGTTGATCGATCTGGATTGCCCGTCTCCACCTGTCCGATGACTGAGCCACTCATCCATGAATTTTTGTCACCTGGGCTGGTTCGGTCGTGGCTCTGCGGTTTCCGGCACATTATTTCATGCAGGCGTGTGCTGAGTGGTGCGGTCGGGGTTCATGGTTGGACATCGGATTCAGGCGCTGGCACGGGAAGTGAGAATAGTTGCCGAACAAGGCGCTGCATCCGACCGTTAACCGTCCCACAGTTTGCAGCAGGGGAGAGGTATTGACCATTTCAGGTTCGCGGCGGTTGACTCACCGGCGGTTGAGCTCTACGTTCGCCAATAATAATAAGAATTGAGTCTCCGCGTTCATCATCCCGCTCAGTCACCTTCGAGAACCGGCTATCATCGTTCGTTCACGCACATGGATCATGATTGAGACGATTTTCACCTTGGTTCGTATCCAGGCGTTCCCCTGACAGAGTGCTGGACTATTCCGAATCGGCACATCCTGATTATTCAGAAAAGCCGTCGAACAAGGCGCTTCATCCGACCGTTAACCGTCCCACAGTTTGCAGCGAGTGAGAGGTATTGACCATTTCAGGTTTGTGGCGGTTGACCCGGCGGCGGTTGAGCTCTACGTTCGATAATAATATAAAAAAAGAGCATGAAAGAGATATATCGCCATAAAGACCACTCCACTGTGGCATACTACAAATCGATTTTAGAGTCAGAAGGTATTCCTACTATGCTTCGGAATGAACACACCACAATGGCAGGATTATCGGAGATCCCTATTCCTGAGTTCTACCCGAATATCTGTGTAATGAACGATGAGGATTATCCTAGAGCATGGGAGATCATGAAGCGCACCATGGAGACTAACTCGAAGGATGCCGAGGTCGAGGTTACATGTGCCATCTGTGGAGAGTCTAACCCGGGCAATTTTGACATCTGTTTTTCTTGTGGGGAAGACATGGGCTCTGCTGAATAATGTGATCGAACAAGGCGCTTCATCCGACCGTTAACCGTCCCACAGTTTGCCGCGGGTGAGAGGTATCGGTCATTTCAGGTTTGCGGCGGTTGACTCGGCGGCGGTTGAGCTCTACGTTCGGCAATAATAATATGATTTCTGTATTCAAATTTTCAGGGAAGTCAGATCGTTTTGAGTGGTGGGTCACATCTGTGGTAACCGGATTAGTGTCCCAACTATCAATTATATTTTTGGCGTTTTCCTCTTTTGAGACCGGTAGGAATATCTTTGCCTCTATTGCTCTGGGCGTAGTCGCCTGGGCTACGATATGGATTCTCGCCGCCGTTACGGCCAAGCGTTTTCGTGACTGTGGATATTCCCCCTGGCTTACCATATTAGGTGTCATTCCATTTGTTTGCTTCGCTGTAGTTGTCGTGTGCGGGTTTTTCCCCAGCGATAGTGCGAAGAAGCGCAAGTTGGTCACGCGGGTTGTTGAATAATGTGGCCGAACAAGGCGCTTCATCCGACCGTTAACCGTCCGAGAGTTTGTTGCGGGCGGCTTGCTTATGACCATTCTTGATTTTCGCCGGTTGACCCACCGGCGGTTGAGCTCTACGTTCGCCAATAATAATAATTGAGTCTCCGCGTTCATCATCCCGCTCAGTCGCCTTCCAGAGCCGGCTATTATCGATCATTCGCGCACATGGATCAGGATTGAGACGATTGCCACCTTGGTTCGTATCCAGGCGTTCCCCTGACAGAGTGCTGGACTATTCCGAATCGGCACATCCTGACTATTCAGAAAAGCCGTCGAACAAGGCGCTTCATCCGACCGTTAACCGTCCCACAGTTTGCAGCAGGGGAGAGGTATTGACCATTTCAGGTTCGCGGCGGTTGACTCACCGGCGGTTGAGCTCTACGTTCGCCAATAATAATAATTTTCTGAAGTTGGCGGTTCTCGATGCACCATGATGGAAGGTTCCGCTGATGATCGCAGGTGGTTTGATCCGTCGCTGGTGTCTTGAACGGCATCATCGTGCAGGGCACAGGTTCCGGCGGATGAGATTTTTCAGGTGTCACTTTTTGGGCGCGAGGGCGTAGTTCGTGCAAGGGTTTCGCAAGATACTGGCACATCGGATCGATTCACGAAGCACGGTTGCCTCCGGTGCCAGAAACTTGCTGTCGGCGGTTGTTGGCGGGGTTGCGAGAGATCCAGCACGATGCGATCACGAGTCGGCACATCCTGATTATACAGAATCGCCGTCGAACAAGGCGCTTCATCCGACCGTTAACCGCCCCACAGTTTGCCGCGAGTGAGAGGTATTGACCATTTCAGGTTTGCGGCGGTTGACTCACCGGCGGTTGAGCTCTACGTTCGCCAATAATAATAATTTTCTGAAGTTGGCGGTTCTCGATGCACCATGATGGAAGGTTCCGCTGATGATCGCAGGTTGCTTGATCCGTTGCTGGTGTCTTGAACGGCATCATCGTGCAGGGCACAGGTTCCGGCGTATGAGATTTCCCAGGTGTCACTTTTTGGGCGCAAGGGTGTGGTTCGTGCAAGGGTTTCGCAAGATACTGGCACATCACGTCGATTCACGAAGCGCGGCTGCCTCCGGTGCCAGAAACTTGCTGTCGGCGGTTCTTGGCGGGGTTGCGAGAGAGCCAGCACGATGCGATCACGAGTCGGCACATCCTGACTATTCAGAATCGCCGTCGAACAAGGCGCTTCATCCGACCGTTAACCGTACGAGAGTTTGCCGCGAGTGAGAGGTATGATCCATTTTCGGTTTGTGGCGGTTGACTCGGCGGCGGTTGAGCTCTACGTTCGGCAATAATAATAAGATGCGAAAATCAGTATTCATTTGGATAGCGGTATTTCTCTTCGTTGTTGGGGTTGGTTATTTGAGTAAGCCTGATCGTGGGGGGTTAGTAGGCTGTGGTCAGGTATTCGGGTTGCCTGAGATAGAGCAGCTTGAACTTGATACTAAGCCGCTGATGAGTTGGCAGCCGTTTGAATCACCCAAGTATCGGTTTCATGCTTCTGATGCACAATTTGAGGCTTTAGATAGGATTCTCAGAAGCGAAGGCTATTCTGATTGGCAAGAGGGAGGTGTGAGTTTTGGCAGTATTTCACATGGCTGGACCTCTGACGAAGATTGGATCTATTGTAAGTCGTCGCATGAAGGGTATAATCTCTATTGGAGTTATAGCCGTACTCAAAAGCTTGTTTACGCAATTACATTTCCTCAATAAATGTGGCCGAACAAGGCGCTTCATCCGACCGTTAACCGTTCTCGACGCGCGCAGTTTGAGAGTGAAAGACCATTTTAGGTTTCTGACATTTACACACCGGCGGTTGAGCTCTACGTTCGGCAATAATAAGAATATGAAAAAACGATGGTTAGTCGTAGTGGTCGTAATTGGCATAATCAACCTTGGCTTATACGTTTCAAAGAAGCGTTTATGGAGGGATACGCGTATAACTTTTCATGGGGATGAGTTGGTGTTGCCTTCTGGTCATACTGTTCCAGTTGATACTTGGTTTACATGGCCTTCTGACGTGCCTCCGCTGGAAGAACAATACCCAAAATATCCAAATATCATCTCGGGGTCTGTTAGGGGTCGACCCGCTGAGGTATTGA
This region includes:
- a CDS encoding DUF805 domain-containing protein, which codes for MISVFKFSGKSDRFEWWVTSVVTGLVSQLSIIFLAFSSFETGRNIFASIALGVVAWATIWILAAVTAKRFRDCGYSPWLTILGVIPFVCFAVVVVCGFFPSDSAKKRKLVTRVVE
- a CDS encoding DUF2007 domain-containing protein produces the protein MKEIYRHKDHSTVAYYKSILESEGIPTMLRNEHTTMAGLSEIPIPEFYPNICVMNDEDYPRAWEIMKRTMETNSKDAEVEVTCAICGESNPGNFDICFSCGEDMGSAE